In the Geitlerinema sp. PCC 9228 genome, TTCTTTATAGGATCGTCGTTCATATTAATAGCTGTACCGCGAACAACCATCTCCGTCGCATCAATATCGATATCGCCACCGTTACCAGAACCTCGTGCTTCAGCAAGAATTTGTCCCCCATTGTAAAGTGATAGATTTTTCGTGGAAATTGACAAATCGCCAGCATTCCCCGAACTGACTGTGACAGCTAATAAAGTACTTAATCCAAAACTAACAGAAAACACAGGAGAATGATTTACCATCTCTATTTGATTTCTAGCAATAATGTCTATTGACTCCCAAGCATCAACGATTATGTTTCCTCCATCTCCTTCACCTAAAGTAATTGTGGTTACAACACCGCCATCTAGAATCCGCAGAGTTGAAGCAGAAATCTCCAAATTTCCCGAACGACGGCTACCAGAAGTGCCTGTTAGTATCGAAGATTGCACCACTTCCACCGAATCCGTCGCACGAACTTGCAACGAACCGCCTTCGCCAGTGGCAAACGTAGAAGCCGATACCCAACTTCCGTTACTTACTTTGATATTTTCGCTTTGCAGGCGAATATCTCCAGCTTTTCCAGCAGCAAAACTTGTCGTAAAAACACCATCGCGAATATCATCTCTAGTAAATTGCTGTCGAAAAAGTTTCAATCCAATTTCTTGAAAGTCACCAGTTCCTGCGATATCGATTCTATCGGTAGCGTTCAAAACAATATTGCCGCCTGTACCCGTACCCAGGGTGGAAGCGGAAAGAAAAGCACCTTCTCTCACTTGCAGATGATTGGCATCGATGAAAATACCGCCACCGGTGCCGTTTGCTAAGGTATCGGCTACCAGCGAAGACCCTTCCGTTAGGGTTACATCGCCGCCGCGTAGGAAAATTGTACCGCCTCCCGCACCACTGGCATCTGCTACTGACTGTTGGGAATACAGCAGTTGACCAAATTCGGGAACGTTCTCGTAAGTTAAATGCCAACCTGAAGAAACGGATTGTAAGTTGACACGAGCGTTATTGCCCACAGCCGCCAGTTCGATGCGTCCTTGCGGTGCTTGTAGATGACCGCCGTTACTCACTAGATTGCTGCCTGCCAAGATTAAACTTTGTTGCTGGGGCACTTGCAGTCCGGTTTGGGAGGCATTGGTAATATTTCCTGCTTGAGAACCGTATTGCAAGCCGGTGGGAACGCTGATAGAAAGTAAGGAAGAGGGAGAGGAAACGGTGGTAGAAAATTGGGTTTTGTCGGCAAAAGTTATGCTGGCGGCGGTACTGGCTAGAAAAGAACCACCGATGTCCAAACGAGCGTTTTCCCCGAAGGCAATGCCGTTGGGATTGATAAGGAATAAGTTGGCTGTGCCGTTATTTTGTAGGGTACCGTCGATTTGCGATGGGGTGTTTCCGGTGATGCGGGTAAAAATATTGCGGATTTCGGGGGCATTTTCAAAAGCCGCGATCGCTTCTGGCGGTACGTTAAATTTTTGGAAGCTGTGAAAGAGATTGTTGCCAGCTCGGGTGCCGTTTTGGATGTGGAAAATATTGCCCTCAACGGCTACGCTAGAGTTGTGGGGAAGCGTACGGTCGGGAACCATTTGTGCGATCGCTTCTACCGGCCAACAACACAAAACCGCAGCTATTCCCCAGATGGTATACCTGGGAT is a window encoding:
- a CDS encoding S-layer family protein, which translates into the protein MPQINPRYTIWGIAAVLCCWPVEAIAQMVPDRTLPHNSSVAVEGNIFHIQNGTRAGNNLFHSFQKFNVPPEAIAAFENAPEIRNIFTRITGNTPSQIDGTLQNNGTANLFLINPNGIAFGENARLDIGGSFLASTAASITFADKTQFSTTVSSPSSLLSISVPTGLQYGSQAGNITNASQTGLQVPQQQSLILAGSNLVSNGGHLQAPQGRIELAAVGNNARVNLQSVSSGWHLTYENVPEFGQLLYSQQSVADASGAGGGTIFLRGGDVTLTEGSSLVADTLANGTGGGIFIDANHLQVREGAFLSASTLGTGTGGNIVLNATDRIDIAGTGDFQEIGLKLFRQQFTRDDIRDGVFTTSFAAGKAGDIRLQSENIKVSNGSWVSASTFATGEGGSLQVRATDSVEVVQSSILTGTSGSRRSGNLEISASTLRILDGGVVTTITLGEGDGGNIIVDAWESIDIIARNQIEMVNHSPVFSVSFGLSTLLAVTVSSGNAGDLSISTKNLSLYNGGQILAEARGSGNGGDIDIDATEMVVRGTAINMNDDPIKNQWEAPSVVSVESLTSGNAGNLTIDTESLILEEGASIRARTTDTGNGGTLEVRASEFIDISGFASDGFSYSGLFAGASVSRSSTTAPKGNAGSVFVETPSLRLRDGGRISVVSVGLGDAGDVEIYADGVRLDGGIIKARTQVGASGNISVRSHQIYLQGNSRLNTDSQATTGGNIFLDTDVLVAKENSDITANAVAGFGGRVEVNAEGIFGTQFRQQTTPNSDITATSERGPAFSGTVEINTPDLNLAESMFVTTIEPLPTLPQNPCAIAGQDTGFIYTRRGGMPPTPRERVNQDATPSESPQRIVEAQGWVKSADGTIRLTADTHRVIPYGTWLKPPPACGIDESLSPSDRSW